The genomic stretch TTGACGAATGGGAGAAGCCAGGCGTCgtttcctcttcttctggaCTTCGGACGAAGAAGGGAAGCAGCACGGACATCACAAAGGTGATGACCGAGAAGGCAATGAGCGCCATGGACCCGATGCGGCCAACTTTGCCTGTGAGGTCGCCTGCTGCTTTGACGTCTGCGGGTGCGTCGTAACGAAGATAGACTTCGCCAACCCAGGTTGTGCTATAGAAGAGGAACGGAAACCAGCCTAGGTCATGGTTAGCTTCTATCCCAAGCAGTGACTGAACGCAACATACCGATCCAGGCCCAGAACTGTACAGTGCAAATAGCCTGTATGCTCCTTGGCAAATTCAAAGCAGTATGAACGATAGTACCGAGCACCTGCTTGAAATTCAACCCTTCTCCCACTGCTGATCCATCACTGATCAATACCCTTTCTGTAACAGCCCAGCTTGTCGTCCCGATAGCTAAACACAGCGTCATTGCTGCAACACCCGCTAGTTGTTTGAACTGCGTATCTCCCAGCATCGATCCGAATACGCTCCTCAAGTCGATTGACCCAGCCCCATACCCACATAAACTGCCCACAGCAACCATCCTACTCGCCCAACTACTGCCCATCTGTTGTTTCTCAATCGGCAAAGTATCAACCACCAGACCTCTACAGCTTCCCTGTACCGCATTGATAGCAAAGTCTATCCCATATATACTAAACACAGCCAGGTATATGGTCGCGCTCTTGGCCGCTGCCTCATCTTTTATGAAATATCGAACCACTTCTTTCGTCCAACCCAGCAATAGCAGGAACATTGCTACTAGTATCGTACCGAAAAACATAAACGGCCGTCGGCGACCCCACCGAGAGGTGGAACGGTCTGCGACGACACCGACAATGGGCTGCATTATGAGGCCGGAAATTGGACCAGCAACCCAGACGAGGGAGATTTTGGACTTTGTGAGGCCGAGCTCGAGGAGGTAGGGTGTACAGTAGGACATTTCAAAGTTCCAACAAAACCTAGATCCAAGTCAGTATGTAGTGCTTGTAGGAAAGACTGGGGGAACAAGAAGCGTACTGGATACCAACGAGCGACGCCGTAAGCAAGGCCATGCGCATGCTCTCGGTCGAGCCCTTGACGGAAGGTGTGCCCTGCCATTGTGCAACAGAGGGCATCTTGGCCAATTCACCTTGCTATTACTCTTCCCAAAAAGTCCGAGACCCTTGTGTCGCGTGCGGCTCCTGTGATAAGCAGTTATGTAAACGTGGAAGGTCGCATTGGGTAATGTTGTACGTTTAGGTTCGGCTCAATGCAGGGGAATTCGCTCGAACCGCAGGAACGCAGGAACAGAGTGTAATTAGAGTACAAAGGAATAGGACTCGAGTGAGCGAAAGGAAGTTGGTATTCTAAGGAATCTATCTGGAGGAGCGTGAGACTGCAAGGGGAGACGTCGTCAGCTCCATGGCTTGGCCGTATCGCTTGTCGAGATGATGCGGACGTGTCGGGACCGTTGGAAGGCCATAAGATGCCAAACATAGCTAGCGCGCTAGACTGAGCGGGCCGTGCTCAGGTGTGGCGCACCCCGACAGCCTGGTCGGCACTGCTGGTACCGATGTCACGATGTTGTTGTCCGTTGCACCTCCATGGCCTACCACCAACTTGTTTTGTTTTCATGTGTCACTATGACTTTCTATTTGGTCGTTTTTTT from Pyrenophora tritici-repentis strain M4 chromosome 1, whole genome shotgun sequence encodes the following:
- a CDS encoding MelB, Na+-melibiose symporter and related transporter; protein product: MPSVAQWQGTPSVKGSTESMRMALLTASLVGIQFCWNFEMSYCTPYLLELGLTKSKISLVWVAGPISGLIMQPIVGVVADRSTSRWGRRRPFMFFGTILVAMFLLLLGWTKEVVRYFIKDEAAAKSATIYLAVFSIYGIDFAINAVQGSCRGLVVDTLPIEKQQMGSSWASRMVAVGSLCGYGAGSIDLRSVFGSMLGDTQFKQLAGVAAMTLCLAIGTTSWAVTERVLISDGSAVGEGLNFKQVLGTIVHTALNLPRSIQAICTVQFWAWIGWFPFLFYSTTWVGEVYLRYDAPADVKAAGDLTGKVGRIGSMALIAFSVITFVMSVLLPFFVRSPEEEETTPGFSHSSKRAPGLSGLEKYKPSLLTAWTTAHCIFASSMCMAPFVKSLRHATIIIAFCGVSWSVACWAPFAFLGVEINHLNTASSRSTHLKRASIDMSEAQDKLEKANDSTTSSGGASSGQYLGIMNLYTTLPQFMGTGISWVVFSILEPGKSPELSDAPPEEHHRTDGPNAIAVCLFIGACSACLAALATRRLGRIQGRL